The following proteins are co-located in the Fischerella sp. PCC 9605 genome:
- a CDS encoding plasmid replication protein, CyRepA1 family: MSSFTLFRRGECPICGGVSKGCRQSNDTGLVFCRDTGANPTGYVYRGEDVWGFGLWQYKASAEAFSKQAKQEREQQRRELRAAQQRRKQQQIAQQLSAVERDRWYRRLLARLTLTEGDRSKLLERGFTSEQIDFDCYKSVSQFHQVGIGYPTNLPGILTSGFGSDQILNVPGDGILCPIYNFDGLIIGCQVRLHDSTDGRYRWLTSATKKNPQGATSHLNGELPLGIFEPLCQNLVNSIWLTEGTTIKPSLVRHRLGVPVLGAASGRFNTSPEISASAVEYLAAKYQTKLLTFAVDAGDVVNRSGVPERWQQQFRFFEELGYTCRIAWWGQVDKTFGDIDELQPERYESIRFLTPAEFKELCVKWGGLETRTKASNLTQLDYQERVAKVQKKLHTLSYPVDLVCDPSKKYLPDLVGQIPVSGIVALKAPKGSGKSYQIKQIKNHCCGYWSERIIQPSVPILASEQLEILGKAVKLQDNQTPLEPQIERIRHKGLGMNFLSINARIALGREQAIRWEFTWIEDADLEAKTEFEGAKFSSATILENIGEIGLCWDSLGKIFGRDWSNTLVVIDEIELGLNHVVTSSTCRDRRSFILHTLEHKLRECLDNGGLVVVADADLTDTTLDYLTTIAPGYPPFIVSHDFKGEPWEVDFYTGKRDVILSQIESWLADPNCRPIAITLDNQKEAEALSIHLTRKFPWLLQQEGGLIRIDSKITQTDFGKDFVKRPNESIQKFQPKVLIYTPSLGVGCSIDIEYFAHVFGLCFGNLEPSQARQMLARVRPAVPRTVWCKARALNTENESTSYLPSEIKHQLFNYYETSTQLVQLAITLAREKAENAQSDAELLPHLIEVLQGMMGENGTWNNPHIDLYCQQVARRNYSLSQLAVQLRQELIDEGHRVNDFGAQEKTAAADAVRQGKEEIKHHDATRTAIAKDITFEEAIEIKRKPARTADEDYAATKAFLKRELPSVELTADFLYKAVYKDNRRWLNQTKLHWWCLNQDAIKYEDEQEWRHKLKQFSKGVPFLPDIKTYGPKVEAIIKSSVLEWINPTDLEAEYCNSSPEGKKFLQKALGIRKLLKTALRITVTKDSHPIALANRILGRLGLGLAYIKKEKNIKYYKLDEELATDPDRAAVWSALKIRWSNEKSQFAETKPQQALEPGTNSNESLYINVSLYQQNQPESLPKTDVISSTTRASENRIAPQIAEMLAACDDCEVLRVLWDSGEISPALFRLALEMLPDSPHKNWILEWLDYLESQTVTRA, encoded by the coding sequence ATGAGCAGCTTTACCCTATTTCGGCGTGGCGAATGCCCCATCTGCGGTGGTGTTAGTAAAGGTTGCCGTCAGTCCAATGATACCGGCTTGGTATTTTGCCGCGACACCGGGGCTAACCCGACTGGCTACGTTTACAGAGGTGAGGATGTTTGGGGCTTTGGACTCTGGCAGTATAAAGCCTCGGCAGAAGCATTTTCCAAGCAAGCCAAACAGGAGCGAGAACAACAGAGGCGGGAATTAAGGGCAGCACAACAGCGGCGCAAGCAGCAGCAAATAGCGCAGCAACTGAGCGCAGTCGAGCGTGACAGGTGGTATCGCCGATTATTGGCGAGGCTGACACTGACCGAGGGCGATCGCTCAAAACTGCTGGAGCGTGGCTTTACAAGTGAGCAGATTGACTTTGATTGTTACAAAAGCGTTAGCCAATTTCATCAAGTTGGAATTGGCTACCCCACAAACTTACCCGGGATATTGACAAGCGGTTTTGGTAGCGACCAAATTCTTAATGTTCCTGGAGACGGCATCTTATGTCCGATCTACAACTTCGATGGGTTGATAATTGGTTGCCAAGTGCGTCTACACGACTCTACTGATGGACGCTATAGATGGCTGACTAGTGCCACAAAGAAAAACCCACAAGGGGCAACTTCTCATTTAAATGGGGAATTACCGCTGGGGATTTTTGAGCCACTGTGTCAAAATTTGGTTAACTCAATTTGGCTAACTGAAGGAACAACCATCAAGCCCAGTCTGGTTCGTCATCGCTTGGGTGTTCCCGTCCTTGGCGCTGCTAGTGGTCGGTTTAACACTAGTCCCGAAATATCGGCATCAGCTGTAGAGTACCTTGCAGCCAAGTACCAAACTAAGCTTCTCACCTTTGCTGTTGACGCTGGGGATGTGGTCAATCGTTCTGGTGTACCCGAACGTTGGCAACAGCAATTTAGATTTTTTGAGGAGTTGGGTTACACCTGCCGCATTGCTTGGTGGGGTCAGGTCGATAAAACTTTCGGCGACATTGACGAATTACAGCCAGAAAGATACGAATCAATTCGTTTTTTGACTCCGGCAGAATTCAAAGAACTTTGTGTTAAGTGGGGAGGATTAGAAACCAGAACAAAAGCTAGCAATTTGACACAACTTGACTATCAAGAACGAGTAGCAAAAGTACAAAAGAAATTACACACTCTCAGTTACCCAGTTGATTTAGTTTGTGACCCGTCGAAGAAGTATTTACCTGACTTGGTTGGTCAAATTCCTGTCAGTGGAATTGTGGCTTTAAAAGCACCTAAAGGCAGTGGAAAATCATACCAAATCAAACAAATCAAGAACCATTGCTGTGGGTATTGGTCAGAGAGAATTATTCAACCATCAGTGCCTATTCTAGCCTCAGAGCAATTAGAAATCCTTGGTAAGGCTGTAAAGCTTCAAGACAATCAAACACCCTTAGAGCCACAAATTGAGCGTATACGGCATAAGGGCTTAGGGATGAACTTTTTAAGCATTAATGCCCGTATCGCTCTTGGTAGAGAGCAAGCGATTAGATGGGAGTTTACCTGGATTGAAGACGCCGATCTTGAAGCCAAGACGGAATTTGAGGGAGCGAAATTCTCCTCAGCTACCATCCTAGAGAACATTGGCGAAATTGGTTTATGTTGGGATAGTTTGGGTAAAATCTTTGGTCGTGATTGGTCAAATACCTTAGTAGTAATTGATGAAATAGAGCTAGGACTAAATCACGTTGTTACTAGCTCAACTTGCCGCGACAGACGGTCTTTCATCCTTCATACTCTTGAGCATAAATTAAGAGAATGCCTAGACAATGGTGGCTTGGTTGTAGTGGCAGATGCCGACTTAACAGATACAACTCTTGATTATTTAACAACTATTGCGCCTGGATACCCGCCCTTTATTGTTAGCCATGACTTCAAAGGCGAACCTTGGGAAGTTGACTTTTATACAGGCAAACGTGATGTAATTTTAAGCCAGATAGAATCTTGGCTAGCCGACCCAAATTGTAGACCGATTGCCATCACTTTAGATAATCAGAAAGAAGCCGAAGCTTTGTCTATACATCTAACAAGAAAATTTCCTTGGCTTTTGCAACAAGAAGGAGGGTTAATCAGGATTGATTCTAAGATTACTCAGACAGATTTTGGAAAAGATTTTGTCAAACGACCCAATGAAAGTATTCAAAAATTTCAGCCGAAAGTCTTGATTTACACCCCATCACTGGGCGTGGGATGCTCTATTGACATTGAATACTTCGCTCACGTTTTTGGACTGTGCTTTGGCAACCTAGAACCATCTCAAGCACGGCAGATGCTAGCCAGGGTAAGGCCGGCAGTACCGCGTACTGTTTGGTGTAAAGCCAGAGCGCTTAATACCGAAAACGAATCTACGTCTTACCTGCCATCAGAAATCAAACACCAATTGTTTAATTATTACGAAACATCAACGCAGTTAGTTCAATTGGCTATAACTCTAGCCAGGGAAAAAGCAGAAAACGCACAATCTGACGCTGAATTATTGCCTCATTTAATTGAGGTATTGCAGGGAATGATGGGGGAAAATGGCACTTGGAATAATCCCCACATTGACCTTTACTGTCAGCAGGTAGCTAGACGAAATTATTCCCTCTCCCAGTTAGCGGTACAACTACGGCAAGAATTAATTGATGAGGGTCATAGGGTTAACGACTTTGGAGCACAGGAGAAAACCGCCGCAGCAGATGCCGTGCGGCAAGGTAAGGAAGAAATCAAACACCATGATGCCACTCGGACCGCGATCGCCAAAGACATTACCTTTGAAGAGGCCATTGAAATTAAACGCAAACCAGCCCGGACTGCTGATGAGGATTATGCAGCGACAAAAGCTTTCTTAAAGCGAGAATTGCCTTCTGTGGAACTCACAGCCGATTTTCTTTACAAGGCAGTATACAAGGACAATCGCCGCTGGCTCAATCAAACAAAGCTCCACTGGTGGTGCTTAAACCAGGATGCGATTAAATATGAGGATGAGCAGGAATGGCGGCACAAATTAAAGCAATTTAGTAAGGGTGTACCATTCCTGCCGGATATCAAAACCTATGGCCCCAAAGTTGAAGCAATTATTAAAAGTAGCGTGTTGGAGTGGATTAACCCCACAGACCTAGAGGCAGAGTATTGCAACTCGTCGCCAGAGGGCAAGAAATTTCTGCAAAAGGCTCTTGGCATTAGGAAGCTACTTAAGACTGCGCTAAGGATCACCGTTACCAAGGATTCTCACCCGATAGCACTAGCCAATAGAATTCTAGGCAGGTTAGGGCTGGGGCTAGCCTATATCAAGAAAGAAAAGAATATTAAATACTACAAGCTTGATGAAGAACTGGCGACCGACCCCGACCGAGCTGCCGTTTGGTCGGCTCTAAAAATTCGGTGGTCAAACGAGAAAAGTCAGTTCGCCGAAACCAAGCCCCAGCAAGCGCTAGAACCTGGTACAAACTCAAATGAATCTTTATATATTAATGTGAGTTTGTACCAGCAAAATCAGCCAGAGTCATTACCCAAAACCGATGTAATCAGCAGTACTACAAGAGCATCAGAAAACAGAATTGCACCGCAAATTGCTGAGATGTTAGCTGCGTGCGATGATTGTGAAGTGCTAAGGGTTTTATGGGATTCGGGGGAAATCTCTCCTGCTTTATTTAGGTTGGCGCTTGAGATGCTACCGGATTCTCCCCATAAGAATTGGATTCTCGAATGGTTAGATTATTTAGAGTCACAAACAGTAACTAGAGCCTGA
- a CDS encoding XRE family transcriptional regulator, with amino-acid sequence MATTLKEKLTKLSPDRQKKIEARTAELVSEEMTRQELRQSLKFTQDQIAQILQIDQGNVSRIEQRTDLMLSTLRKYIEAMGGELQIAVKLPNGQIVTLVGIFETEESSQDSSTSETLVSC; translated from the coding sequence ATGGCGACAACTTTGAAAGAAAAATTAACTAAATTATCACCGGATCGTCAAAAAAAGATTGAAGCACGAACCGCAGAGCTTGTGTCTGAAGAAATGACCAGGCAAGAACTAAGGCAATCACTAAAATTTACTCAAGATCAAATAGCGCAAATTCTTCAGATCGATCAAGGGAATGTTTCTCGAATTGAGCAACGTACTGATTTAATGCTTTCTACTTTACGTAAGTATATTGAAGCTATGGGAGGCGAACTACAGATTGCTGTTAAACTCCCCAATGGTCAAATTGTTACTCTAGTAGGAATTTTTGAAACTGAAGAATCCTCACAAGACTCTTCTACATCTGAAACTCTAGTCAGTTGTTAG
- a CDS encoding helix-turn-helix domain-containing protein, with amino-acid sequence MLATTFMRKQPPPPKYTARDERKAVRMAKVKVRCRLQDLLDQREMTRSAFSEATGLTAAAVRGLCENTAKRIDIDTLSALCSFFNKDWHELFEVVSKEDWEE; translated from the coding sequence ATGTTGGCAACCACTTTCATGAGAAAACAACCACCTCCCCCTAAATACACTGCAAGAGATGAAAGAAAGGCGGTACGAATGGCGAAAGTCAAGGTTAGGTGTCGTCTCCAGGATTTACTCGATCAACGAGAAATGACTCGTTCTGCTTTCTCTGAGGCGACTGGTTTAACTGCTGCTGCTGTAAGGGGGCTATGTGAAAATACTGCAAAACGAATTGATATTGATACTCTAAGTGCCTTATGTAGCTTTTTCAACAAAGATTGGCACGAATTGTTTGAGGTTGTGTCTAAAGAGGATTGGGAGGAATGA
- a CDS encoding type II toxin-antitoxin system RelE/ParE family toxin gives MNWVVEFHEDFEPEFDNLPESVQDELLAHSGLLETFGPQLGRPQVDTLKGSKYSNMKELRFEAADGVWRVAFAFDPKRRAILLIAGDKSGMSQTRFYKQLIKKADARFSSHLAQLEIQQEGE, from the coding sequence ATGAACTGGGTTGTTGAATTTCATGAGGATTTTGAGCCTGAGTTTGACAATTTACCAGAGTCGGTGCAGGATGAATTGCTTGCCCATTCTGGTCTGTTAGAGACTTTTGGCCCTCAACTAGGGCGTCCACAAGTTGATACACTCAAAGGCTCTAAATATTCCAACATGAAAGAACTGCGGTTTGAAGCAGCAGATGGTGTGTGGCGTGTAGCGTTTGCTTTTGATCCAAAACGGCGTGCCATCTTATTAATAGCTGGTGACAAGTCTGGCATGAGTCAGACTCGTTTCTACAAGCAACTTATAAAAAAAGCTGACGCCCGGTTTAGTTCGCACTTAGCCCAGTTGGAGATTCAGCAAGAGGGAGAGTGA
- a CDS encoding IS1/IS1595 family N-terminal zinc-binding domain-containing protein yields the protein MSKIHYSKVGNFISGAAGILSAVSVYSVFSSPDITVKNFALDLAMISGGVSISSYIVSKTSQDSIDYQVEKIVGEYQSKLNSSQKTLENLSAKNTEVSNLVKKLQEELKEKQEVVIQLQSFTQAFKAQTEKKLKELNAKLNTDDTRIKDFIAELKRAFWQLTRDRIAYDYERLGDLITNKLERQEYENIHPQLRDFYDQLKSNHRYHCELLSSINEIDTETIDIAKQLIDIFFKVSDQCAALKVRLRNLLSLDDRLALNEALEELVIRRDPKQFIPAEKARSALDQLHQGNMEDIQKLKDSFNLNKSSFEELKEQVADLLTLIDSKNLEINELKEKVRVLSLPRQFYGGSNIPNSGNAIIKYYYERYGYHLDAVHWEETETGYKLLFSIRKNPGLTIDDVYAENSRQQLAAFTNALKGKLPEFDFNYQHCIVTLSVVLRPAVKKDKSREEIDKIWVPVNRFESYVKNWERVRITAGSTGGKSPTAKNLALAIMKARQGQGSIRLYDPQHGSKKDYWDMPKAGTSHEDNVKGMKELVEELNRRTKSPDDHPFILYIFDEVDSTIAQERENQGYYHFRDLVTYTLKQASHQNLGAIFIGQACDASTIPGMSWSDWNNAIQLHIGANAGTWLDKAKTIPSDQKTKLLEQYAKIQEYCDRQNEELGLDIFTDATAYRFALAVPLTGLPKFIQLPDFDTYDYSDVMSTNTQKAFFSKNSEWVEIQQQNSVVEPKIQCPHCGSDDIYKNGKTTKGVQYYSCNDCDNTPKKWTVEQSTNSN from the coding sequence ATGTCAAAAATTCATTACTCCAAAGTTGGCAATTTTATCTCTGGTGCAGCGGGAATACTTAGCGCAGTTTCTGTTTACTCAGTCTTCAGCAGCCCCGATATTACGGTCAAGAATTTTGCGCTAGACCTTGCAATGATTTCTGGAGGAGTTTCAATATCTTCTTATATAGTCAGCAAAACATCGCAAGATTCGATTGATTATCAGGTTGAAAAAATTGTTGGTGAATATCAATCAAAATTGAATTCATCACAAAAAACCTTAGAAAATCTTTCAGCTAAAAATACTGAAGTCTCCAACTTAGTCAAAAAGCTTCAGGAAGAATTAAAAGAAAAGCAAGAGGTTGTGATTCAGTTGCAAAGTTTCACTCAGGCTTTCAAAGCACAGACTGAGAAAAAATTAAAAGAGCTAAACGCTAAGTTGAATACTGATGATACTCGGATCAAGGATTTTATTGCTGAATTGAAAAGAGCCTTTTGGCAATTGACCAGAGATAGAATAGCTTATGATTACGAGCGACTGGGTGACTTAATTACTAATAAATTGGAGCGCCAGGAATACGAAAATATCCACCCTCAACTCAGAGATTTTTATGACCAACTAAAGTCCAATCATAGATACCACTGTGAATTACTATCGAGCATCAATGAAATTGACACTGAGACTATCGATATAGCAAAACAGCTAATTGATATCTTCTTTAAAGTTTCTGATCAATGTGCAGCTTTAAAGGTTCGTCTACGCAATTTATTGAGCTTAGATGACCGACTGGCTCTTAATGAAGCGTTGGAAGAATTAGTAATCCGCCGCGATCCCAAGCAATTTATTCCAGCCGAAAAAGCGCGCTCTGCTTTAGATCAGCTTCATCAAGGCAACATGGAGGACATTCAAAAACTCAAGGATAGCTTTAATTTGAACAAATCTAGTTTTGAAGAACTCAAAGAGCAAGTTGCAGATTTACTCACTCTTATTGACAGCAAAAACCTTGAAATTAACGAACTCAAAGAGAAAGTACGAGTACTCAGTCTACCTCGTCAGTTCTATGGAGGGTCAAACATTCCCAACAGTGGAAACGCAATCATCAAGTATTACTACGAGCGATACGGCTATCATCTTGATGCAGTTCATTGGGAAGAAACTGAAACTGGCTACAAATTACTTTTCTCAATTCGCAAAAATCCAGGATTGACCATTGATGATGTCTATGCCGAAAATTCCAGGCAGCAACTAGCAGCCTTCACCAATGCATTAAAAGGAAAATTGCCAGAGTTTGATTTTAATTATCAGCATTGTATTGTCACGCTGAGCGTTGTCCTGCGACCTGCCGTCAAAAAAGACAAGTCCCGTGAAGAGATAGACAAGATTTGGGTTCCTGTAAATAGATTTGAATCTTACGTAAAAAACTGGGAGCGGGTGAGAATTACCGCAGGCTCTACTGGAGGCAAATCACCCACAGCCAAAAATCTTGCACTGGCAATCATGAAAGCCCGTCAAGGACAGGGGTCTATCCGGCTCTATGACCCTCAACACGGTTCCAAAAAGGATTACTGGGACATGCCCAAAGCAGGCACAAGCCATGAGGATAATGTCAAAGGTATGAAGGAGTTAGTAGAGGAACTTAACCGACGTACCAAATCGCCCGACGATCATCCTTTTATCCTTTATATTTTTGATGAGGTGGACTCAACTATTGCCCAAGAACGTGAAAACCAGGGATACTACCACTTTAGGGACTTGGTGACATACACGCTCAAGCAAGCATCGCACCAAAACCTTGGAGCAATCTTCATCGGGCAAGCATGTGACGCTAGCACTATACCAGGTATGAGTTGGAGCGACTGGAATAACGCGATACAGTTGCACATTGGGGCTAATGCAGGCACATGGCTAGACAAAGCCAAAACTATACCCAGCGATCAGAAGACCAAATTACTGGAGCAGTACGCCAAGATTCAAGAGTATTGCGATCGCCAAAACGAAGAACTAGGCTTAGACATTTTCACAGACGCTACAGCTTATAGGTTTGCTCTGGCAGTTCCTTTAACCGGATTGCCCAAGTTCATTCAGTTGCCTGACTTCGATACCTACGACTACTCTGACGTGATGAGTACAAATACTCAAAAAGCTTTTTTTTCTAAGAATTCAGAATGGGTAGAAATTCAACAACAAAATAGCGTTGTAGAGCCAAAAATACAGTGTCCTCATTGCGGTTCCGATGATATATACAAGAACGGCAAAACTACCAAAGGGGTTCAATATTATTCCTGTAATGACTGTGATAACACGCCGAAAAAGTGGACTGTAGAACAATCAACTAATAGTAATTAG
- a CDS encoding ParM/StbA family protein yields the protein MTDQSSSHKLAITCDLGGSLTKAIAQVYPSGIPELMTMSPQVADVEKESVTGISVDRNAVDSAWVGIAGEYYVLGSLSKTMFAGTASLRESKYRYALPKLASLLWQACRKFNFNEADAFIHLLLPPGEIKDAETLKKQFSTALKSGIITPSRKLKVKLRNFYVSAEGSGILSYRRASLGELYAQKKIGILMLGYRNASFTLIEKGGQTQAESNNLGMSWVVQRFTQLTAVGLSKDDPLLLEALVAASGGNLQALASLSRKSKHSEIAADLKLFVDSVSVVRREYSRALVRWIRNIAVLDEVLVCGGTGAFVHQELTEHFQKEGIPIVWNGGVHFPASLDTYKLGERICDVWIAHINYIKMVDLNLGYERKGPLHPDSNKSRT from the coding sequence ATGACTGATCAATCCAGTTCTCATAAGCTGGCTATAACTTGTGACTTGGGTGGTAGCCTAACTAAAGCGATTGCACAAGTCTATCCATCAGGCATCCCAGAGTTAATGACGATGAGTCCGCAGGTGGCAGATGTCGAGAAGGAATCTGTAACTGGTATTAGTGTGGATCGCAACGCTGTTGATTCTGCGTGGGTGGGGATTGCTGGTGAATACTATGTTTTGGGCAGCTTGTCCAAAACTATGTTCGCTGGCACGGCATCTCTACGAGAGTCGAAGTATCGGTACGCTCTGCCCAAGCTGGCATCGCTACTGTGGCAAGCGTGCCGGAAATTTAATTTCAATGAGGCTGATGCTTTTATACATTTGCTCTTACCGCCTGGGGAAATTAAAGACGCTGAAACTTTAAAAAAACAGTTTTCAACGGCTCTTAAGTCCGGAATTATTACCCCTTCTAGGAAATTGAAGGTCAAATTACGGAACTTTTATGTGTCTGCTGAAGGCTCTGGGATTTTAAGCTACCGCCGAGCCAGTTTAGGGGAGCTTTACGCTCAAAAAAAGATTGGTATTTTGATGCTTGGGTATCGCAATGCCAGTTTTACCTTGATTGAGAAGGGCGGACAAACTCAGGCTGAATCCAATAATTTAGGTATGAGTTGGGTTGTACAAAGGTTCACTCAACTGACTGCTGTGGGTTTGTCCAAAGATGATCCACTCCTACTTGAAGCTTTGGTAGCGGCAAGTGGCGGCAATTTACAAGCACTTGCGAGCTTGTCGCGCAAGTCTAAGCACTCAGAAATTGCGGCGGATTTAAAGCTGTTTGTTGATTCAGTGTCTGTTGTTCGCCGCGAGTACAGCCGTGCTTTGGTACGTTGGATTAGAAATATTGCCGTATTGGATGAAGTTCTTGTTTGTGGCGGGACTGGGGCTTTTGTTCACCAGGAATTAACTGAGCACTTTCAAAAAGAGGGCATACCTATTGTTTGGAATGGTGGGGTTCATTTTCCTGCCAGTTTGGATACTTACAAGCTGGGCGAACGCATTTGTGATGTTTGGATTGCTCACATTAATTATATTAAAATGGTTGATCTTAATCTTGGCTACGAGCGCAAAGGCCCCCTTCATCCTGATTCTAATAAAAGTCGCACTTAG
- the mobV gene encoding MobV family relaxase encodes MVALAILRVEKLKSFGNVSGSEKHTARLQDTPNADSTKKNIRLIGMEDGPPLEELVKTKIANATKHKPRKDAVLCSDIFLSASPEYFRPDYPSKAGEWDNHRMLDFANASRTWLINTYGDKCVRAELHLDEATPHIHAYVVPINDKTKQLSHKEMFGGDGRAASIKLSKLQDSYAVALAPLGISRGVKGSKATHTKVKEYYQAVNSEPLTAIWENNHLAPTPFESARNYVARIQSDDQFQAINHQLADRKFMAQRLERAEQRARDSVHERQKLEKRVQLLESQTLQLRDLPLEDVAWELGLHHDRGKWRGHGHIINIDGSKFYDFAPSQHKSGGSAIDLVMHVNQCNLTRAVVWLHERFGEAGAQRAAIAHARKMTTEILQTEPRPQFQLPVEDKAKWSAVANYLTHQRGIPQDFVQLLHSKGLVYADDQQNAVFVMRNLDNQPNGAFLRGTRGENNTFKGYQKRTSRRNSWFHFQFGGHKNATVEKVVLCKSPIDAVSFAMLEHQTRGDVPPIRTMYMAVDDLKSLPIEELRRIPHVQVAFGNDLAGGAAAGRVLELLPQSKPLNCTATDWNQQLLDYWRQLRQQRGQEEDLSL; translated from the coding sequence ATGGTGGCTTTAGCAATTCTGCGCGTTGAGAAATTAAAATCTTTCGGTAATGTCAGCGGCAGTGAAAAACATACTGCCCGTTTACAAGATACCCCAAATGCCGATTCCACTAAAAAAAATATCAGGCTGATTGGCATGGAGGATGGCCCACCACTAGAAGAACTTGTGAAAACCAAGATCGCCAACGCCACTAAACACAAACCCCGCAAAGATGCTGTGCTGTGTAGTGATATTTTTCTCTCGGCATCACCAGAATATTTTCGCCCCGATTACCCATCAAAGGCCGGTGAGTGGGACAATCACCGGATGTTGGACTTTGCTAATGCTTCTCGCACTTGGTTGATTAACACTTATGGTGATAAATGCGTTAGGGCTGAGTTGCACTTGGATGAAGCTACTCCTCATATCCATGCTTATGTTGTTCCCATCAACGACAAGACCAAACAACTGAGTCACAAAGAAATGTTTGGGGGTGATGGTCGTGCTGCCAGTATCAAGTTGTCAAAGCTTCAAGATAGTTATGCTGTTGCCCTTGCACCTTTGGGCATCTCCCGAGGGGTTAAGGGCAGCAAGGCAACCCACACCAAAGTCAAGGAGTATTACCAAGCGGTTAACAGTGAACCACTCACCGCCATCTGGGAAAATAACCATTTAGCACCCACACCATTTGAATCAGCTAGGAATTACGTTGCTAGGATTCAGTCAGATGACCAATTCCAAGCGATTAACCACCAACTGGCTGACCGTAAGTTTATGGCACAACGATTAGAACGGGCTGAGCAACGGGCTAGAGATAGTGTACATGAGCGGCAGAAACTAGAAAAACGGGTGCAATTGTTGGAATCTCAGACTCTACAACTGCGCGACTTGCCCTTGGAGGATGTCGCTTGGGAGTTGGGGTTACATCACGATCGCGGAAAGTGGAGGGGTCACGGACACATTATTAATATAGATGGCTCCAAGTTTTACGACTTTGCACCCTCACAACACAAGAGTGGTGGCAGTGCGATTGACTTGGTGATGCACGTTAACCAGTGCAATCTCACTAGGGCAGTCGTCTGGTTGCATGAGCGATTTGGTGAAGCAGGGGCACAACGAGCAGCGATCGCCCACGCTCGAAAGATGACGACTGAGATTCTCCAGACTGAACCTCGTCCCCAATTCCAGCTACCAGTTGAGGATAAAGCAAAATGGTCAGCAGTTGCTAATTACCTGACCCATCAACGTGGCATACCCCAAGATTTTGTACAACTTCTACACAGCAAAGGTCTGGTTTATGCTGATGACCAACAAAACGCTGTGTTCGTGATGCGGAATCTCGACAACCAACCTAATGGTGCATTCTTGCGCGGAACACGAGGCGAGAACAACACATTTAAGGGCTACCAAAAACGAACCTCTAGACGTAATAGCTGGTTTCACTTCCAATTTGGTGGTCACAAGAATGCGACTGTAGAAAAAGTTGTGCTTTGTAAGTCGCCCATCGATGCTGTTTCCTTCGCCATGCTGGAACATCAGACTAGAGGAGATGTGCCACCAATCAGAACAATGTACATGGCTGTTGATGATCTTAAAAGTTTGCCCATAGAGGAATTACGGCGTATTCCTCATGTACAGGTGGCGTTTGGCAATGATTTGGCAGGAGGAGCAGCAGCAGGGCGTGTTTTAGAACTACTGCCACAGTCCAAGCCTCTCAATTGCACGGCTACTGATTGGAATCAGCAGCTACTCGATTATTGGCGGCAGTTACGGCAACAGCGTGGGCAGGAGGAGGATTTGAGTCTTTAA